One Mycobacterium kubicae genomic window carries:
- a CDS encoding DUF7159 family protein, protein MDIVLGVCVEAAAVRLVLIEGQNADGVTVEEEKIEVAQDAGASGAAAAALAAIVGTREGATEGGYQLTSIGATWTHPDQVAPLRAQLAQHDAGSVMLVSPLLAAAALAQTVGAALDYDHIALVFVESGAATLAVVDTGDGSIVDLHRRSVGGARSAQAAELATMVAGLDAPRSRAKGVFLVGCGVDIVGIKPALEAATSLVVSVPEEPDLALARGAALASANAPLFAASTAALAYALDPGTGEVSTRGLSPTYLDVCATAEAGAGALAYSAVDDETDEYRPGASRRRPMALAAGAMGGIAVVIGAALVVSLASDVRPAATHPSQRESVQLPAVSSTPAPPAPVAEAAAPPAVEPPPARQPAPPQTVTQPPPQTVVNMAPPQQPRRAPSRQAPAPVQQAPPAATTPPAAPPAPPPPAVAPPPSPVMTMYLHLPFVSVPIPINPPPPPAPPAPAQEAPAP, encoded by the coding sequence ATGGACATCGTTCTTGGGGTCTGTGTGGAGGCCGCGGCGGTGCGTCTGGTGTTGATCGAGGGGCAGAACGCCGACGGGGTCACCGTGGAAGAAGAGAAGATCGAGGTGGCGCAGGACGCGGGGGCGTCCGGCGCGGCCGCTGCGGCCCTTGCCGCCATCGTCGGCACCCGGGAAGGCGCGACCGAGGGCGGCTACCAACTGACGTCGATCGGGGCGACCTGGACCCATCCCGACCAGGTCGCGCCGTTGCGCGCGCAGCTGGCCCAGCACGACGCGGGCAGCGTCATGCTGGTCTCGCCGTTGCTGGCGGCCGCCGCGCTGGCGCAGACCGTGGGGGCGGCGCTGGACTACGACCACATCGCGTTGGTCTTCGTGGAGTCCGGTGCCGCGACGCTGGCGGTCGTGGACACCGGCGACGGCTCCATCGTCGACCTGCACCGCCGATCCGTGGGTGGCGCGCGCAGCGCGCAGGCCGCCGAACTGGCCACCATGGTGGCCGGTCTGGATGCCCCCCGATCACGCGCCAAGGGTGTGTTCCTGGTCGGCTGTGGAGTCGACATCGTGGGCATCAAGCCGGCACTGGAAGCCGCGACGTCGCTGGTGGTGTCGGTTCCCGAGGAGCCGGACCTGGCGTTGGCCCGCGGGGCGGCGTTGGCCTCAGCCAACGCGCCGCTGTTCGCCGCCTCGACAGCCGCGCTGGCATACGCACTGGACCCGGGTACCGGCGAGGTCAGCACCCGCGGCCTGAGCCCCACCTACCTCGACGTGTGCGCCACCGCCGAAGCCGGCGCCGGAGCGCTGGCCTACAGCGCTGTTGACGACGAGACCGACGAATACCGGCCGGGCGCGTCGCGGCGCCGGCCGATGGCGCTGGCGGCGGGCGCCATGGGCGGCATCGCGGTGGTGATCGGCGCTGCCCTGGTGGTGTCGCTGGCGTCCGACGTCCGGCCCGCCGCTACCCACCCCAGCCAGCGGGAAAGTGTGCAACTGCCCGCCGTCAGTTCCACCCCCGCCCCGCCGGCGCCCGTCGCCGAAGCGGCCGCCCCGCCGGCCGTCGAGCCGCCCCCGGCCCGGCAGCCCGCGCCGCCGCAGACGGTCACCCAGCCACCACCGCAGACGGTGGTCAACATGGCACCACCACAACAACCGCGTCGGGCTCCGAGCCGGCAGGCGCCGGCCCCTGTGCAACAGGCCCCGCCGGCGGCCACCACACCACCAGCGGCACCCCCGGCGCCCCCACCGCCGGCGGTCGCGCCGCCGCCCTCACCGGTCATGACGATGTATCTGCACCTGCCCTTCGTCAGCGTCCCGATTCCGATCAACCCGCCACCGCCCCCCGCGCCGCCGGCACCCGCGCAGGAGGCGCCGGCGCCATAG
- a CDS encoding ATP-binding protein codes for MAATSSVCRSCGAEPRKGARFCDACGSPLTVVVDPAEYKQVTVLFADVVRSMDIAAALGPERLREVMTQLVDQTAAVVQRYGGTVDKFTGDGIMALFGAPITLEDHAFRACLAALDIQQVAQELAVEVARRDGIELRLRVGLNSGQVIAGEVGAAHLGYTAVGEQVGMAQRMESVAPAGGVMLSESTARLVEARVMLSEPETVRIKGSTTGIPARRLLAVDLECRRKPRHESRLVGRQAEIDAVEELLNQAAGGAGTIITVSGRPGVGKTRLAREAIAKATGLGFDVFVTYCESHTRDIPFHVMSRLLRSAFAIGDLTAEQARARVRGKMIEASAEHLASLDDVLGIRDASEPLPDISPDARRRHLMGLVTTVALARPQPALYIIEDVQWIDCVSESLLADFAAAVPRMRATLLIIHRPEYSGVLSKLAGGQHFTLSPLSDSHVTELITELLGDDPSVRNLTGVITERAAGIPFAAEEIVRDLVERGELQGSPGAYRCLREIRDIHVPASLQAIIGARIDRLGATAKRTLNAAAVIGARFDMHLLEAILETTNIPPLVEAELVEQVGFTPHATCAFCHPLIQAVAYESQLKGGRSELHRRVAAVMQRTRGHFTGQEAAIVATQYAAAGELRDAFDWHMQAATWYGARDIQAARDSWQQAQRVADRLPDDEPDRLAMRIAPRALLCGSAFQVGGTPADTGFEELRELTTAAGDKRSLALGMAGYLTTLAFNSQHRKAAQQASEFATLVESIGDPAMTVGLFYAAAQAKWEAGEASESLRLTQRVIDTAGGDPTMGDFIIGSPLAWALTVKGAARMFLGQPGWRDDMEAGIAMALSVDPAAPPFVHLYKYAAAVQNCAVLPNERDVAEAEESLAAAQRSGNNVALAYALLNRATTLIHSDNREAGFGFLQQAQRIFVEQKLIVTLQRMCDIEVARERARVGDLDGGIALAASVLDEQFETGEMIFRGPATTVLVEALLSRGSDEDFEHAQRAVDRLAAVPTEPGFVLHELPVLRLQALLCRSRGNEAGYREFVHRFRTQAIAAEFEGARAQAESMA; via the coding sequence GTGGCCGCCACGTCGTCCGTATGTCGTTCCTGCGGCGCGGAACCGCGCAAAGGGGCGCGGTTCTGTGATGCCTGCGGATCGCCTCTGACGGTCGTCGTCGACCCGGCCGAATACAAGCAGGTGACGGTCCTGTTCGCCGATGTCGTGCGGTCGATGGACATCGCCGCGGCGCTGGGTCCCGAGCGGCTGCGCGAGGTGATGACCCAATTGGTCGATCAGACGGCGGCCGTGGTGCAGCGTTACGGCGGCACCGTGGACAAGTTCACCGGCGACGGCATCATGGCGCTGTTCGGTGCGCCGATCACCTTGGAAGACCACGCTTTTCGCGCGTGCCTGGCGGCGCTGGACATTCAGCAGGTGGCCCAGGAGCTGGCGGTCGAAGTCGCGCGCCGCGACGGGATCGAGCTGCGCTTGCGTGTCGGGCTGAATTCCGGCCAGGTCATCGCCGGTGAAGTCGGCGCCGCCCACCTCGGCTACACCGCGGTCGGTGAGCAGGTCGGGATGGCCCAGCGGATGGAGTCGGTGGCACCTGCGGGCGGCGTCATGCTCAGCGAGTCGACGGCGCGATTGGTGGAGGCGCGCGTCATGCTCAGCGAGCCGGAGACCGTGCGCATCAAGGGCTCGACCACCGGCATCCCGGCCCGCCGGTTGCTGGCCGTCGACTTGGAATGCCGCCGCAAACCGCGCCACGAATCCCGACTTGTCGGGCGCCAGGCAGAGATCGACGCCGTCGAGGAGTTGCTGAACCAGGCCGCCGGGGGCGCCGGAACCATCATCACGGTCTCCGGTCGCCCGGGCGTCGGCAAGACGAGGCTGGCGCGGGAGGCGATCGCCAAGGCGACCGGCCTCGGTTTCGACGTGTTCGTCACCTACTGCGAGTCCCACACCCGCGACATCCCGTTCCATGTCATGTCACGGCTGCTGCGGTCGGCGTTCGCCATCGGCGACCTGACGGCCGAGCAGGCGCGGGCGCGCGTGCGCGGCAAGATGATCGAGGCCAGCGCCGAGCACCTGGCTTCCCTCGACGACGTACTCGGCATCCGCGACGCCTCCGAACCGCTGCCCGACATCAGCCCCGATGCCCGGCGCCGGCACCTGATGGGGCTGGTCACCACCGTCGCGCTGGCACGGCCGCAGCCCGCCCTCTACATCATCGAGGACGTGCAGTGGATCGACTGCGTCAGTGAGTCGCTGCTGGCTGACTTCGCCGCCGCGGTGCCCAGGATGCGGGCCACGCTGCTGATCATCCATCGGCCGGAGTATTCCGGTGTCTTGTCGAAATTAGCTGGTGGGCAACACTTCACGCTTTCGCCATTGAGCGATTCGCACGTCACGGAGTTGATCACCGAACTGCTGGGCGATGACCCGTCGGTGCGGAACCTGACGGGGGTGATCACCGAACGGGCGGCGGGCATTCCGTTCGCCGCGGAGGAGATCGTGCGCGATCTGGTGGAGCGCGGTGAACTGCAGGGCAGTCCGGGCGCGTATCGCTGCCTGCGCGAGATCCGCGACATTCACGTGCCGGCCAGCCTGCAGGCGATCATCGGTGCCCGCATCGACCGCCTCGGCGCCACGGCCAAGCGCACATTGAACGCGGCGGCGGTCATCGGCGCCCGGTTCGACATGCATCTGCTCGAAGCAATACTGGAGACAACCAATATCCCACCGCTGGTGGAGGCGGAGTTGGTCGAGCAGGTCGGCTTCACCCCACACGCCACCTGTGCCTTCTGTCATCCGCTGATTCAAGCGGTGGCCTACGAATCACAGTTGAAGGGCGGACGCTCGGAGCTGCACCGCCGGGTGGCTGCGGTGATGCAACGGACCCGCGGCCACTTCACCGGCCAAGAGGCCGCCATCGTGGCCACCCAATACGCCGCGGCCGGTGAATTGCGCGACGCGTTCGACTGGCACATGCAGGCGGCGACTTGGTACGGCGCGCGCGACATCCAGGCCGCCCGGGACAGCTGGCAGCAGGCGCAGCGCGTCGCCGACCGCCTTCCCGACGACGAGCCCGACCGGCTCGCCATGCGTATCGCTCCGCGAGCCTTGTTGTGCGGCAGCGCTTTCCAAGTCGGCGGGACACCCGCCGACACCGGTTTCGAGGAATTGCGCGAGCTGACCACGGCCGCTGGGGACAAGAGGTCGCTGGCGTTGGGCATGGCGGGTTACCTCACCACCCTGGCGTTCAACTCCCAGCACCGCAAGGCGGCGCAGCAGGCATCGGAATTCGCGACGCTCGTGGAGTCGATCGGCGATCCGGCGATGACGGTCGGACTGTTTTACGCTGCGGCGCAAGCCAAGTGGGAAGCCGGTGAGGCGAGCGAAAGCCTGCGGTTGACCCAGCGCGTCATCGACACCGCCGGCGGTGACCCGACCATGGGTGATTTCATCATCGGCTCGCCGCTGGCATGGGCGCTGACGGTCAAGGGTGCGGCCCGAATGTTTCTGGGACAGCCCGGTTGGCGCGACGACATGGAAGCCGGCATCGCCATGGCGCTGTCGGTGGATCCGGCCGCCCCTCCGTTCGTGCATCTCTACAAATACGCGGCTGCGGTGCAGAACTGCGCCGTGCTGCCCAATGAGCGCGATGTCGCCGAGGCGGAGGAGTCGCTGGCGGCCGCACAACGATCCGGCAACAACGTCGCGCTGGCCTACGCGCTGCTCAACCGCGCCACCACGCTGATCCACAGCGACAACCGGGAAGCCGGTTTCGGCTTCCTGCAACAGGCGCAGCGCATATTCGTCGAACAGAAGCTCATCGTGACACTGCAGCGCATGTGTGACATCGAAGTGGCCCGGGAGCGGGCCCGGGTCGGGGACCTCGATGGTGGAATCGCTTTGGCGGCATCGGTTCTCGACGAACAATTCGAGACAGGCGAGATGATCTTCCGCGGCCCTGCCACCACGGTGCTGGTTGAGGCGCTGTTGTCGCGGGGGTCCGACGAGGACTTCGAGCACGCGCAGCGCGCGGTCGACCGGCTGGCGGCCGTGCCGACCGAGCCGGGGTTCGTGTTGCACGAATTGCCGGTGCTGCGGCTACAGGCGCTGCTGTGCCGGTCGCGCGGCAACGAAGCCGGGTATCGAGAGTTCGTGCACCGCTTCCGGACCCAGGCGATAGCAGCCGAATTCGAAGGGGCGCGCGCGCAGGCCGAATCGATGGCCTGA
- a CDS encoding DUF3060 domain-containing protein, which yields MNPEDDPELRIRQLEQPLADAAHASELGGAGGYRPPPGPVPPPPGPVPPPPGQLAPPPSYGYGSPFPGATPRSSSGSRVFWILAALFIVGVLVGVGAIALYASRQLHRADIVVTPPSDSTSMLSSPPGSAAPSTTAKRGESLTVTGMNENRNLACNDSVVSITGMSNTVVISGHCTKISVSGMNNVITVDAADTITAAGMNNKITYHSGSPKISNPGGSNTIEQG from the coding sequence ATGAATCCAGAGGATGATCCCGAACTTCGGATCCGGCAGCTCGAACAGCCGCTGGCCGACGCGGCGCACGCCTCAGAGCTGGGCGGTGCGGGCGGCTACCGACCCCCACCGGGGCCTGTCCCGCCGCCGCCCGGTCCGGTGCCGCCACCGCCGGGACAGCTGGCACCACCGCCCTCGTACGGCTACGGCAGCCCCTTTCCCGGGGCGACGCCGCGCTCGTCCTCGGGTTCGCGAGTGTTCTGGATTCTGGCCGCGCTCTTCATCGTTGGCGTGTTGGTCGGGGTCGGCGCCATCGCCCTCTACGCCTCGCGGCAACTGCACCGCGCCGACATCGTCGTCACTCCGCCCAGCGACAGCACCTCGATGCTCAGCAGCCCGCCGGGCAGTGCCGCACCGAGCACCACCGCGAAACGCGGGGAGAGTCTGACCGTCACGGGCATGAACGAGAACAGAAATCTCGCCTGCAACGACAGCGTCGTGAGCATCACCGGCATGTCCAATACCGTTGTGATCAGCGGTCACTGCACCAAGATCAGCGTGTCGGGGATGAACAACGTCATCACCGTCGACGCCGCCGACACCATCACGGCAGCCGGCATGAACAACAAAATCACCTACCACTCCGGCTCGCCGAAAATCAGTAACCCCGGCGGCTCCAACACGATCGAGCAGGGCTGA
- a CDS encoding NADP-dependent oxidoreductase encodes MPELLNRQILLRRRPTGLVAPDDTEMVTAPAPEPADGEALLRTTYVGIDAAARTWLDDQPSYLPPVGLGEVIRAAGIGEVVASRCDAYAVGDIVTTLTGFQEYVLIRDDVFSTPIPGEDDQLAIMSVYGPTGATAYFGMTDIGRPQPGETVVVSAAAGATGSVAGQIAKIAGARVVGIAGGPQKCRAVVEEFGFDACIDYKAGDLAAALKEHCPKRVDVYFDNVGGPILDAVLGRLAHKARVVLCGVISSYLTGEHPGPANYVNLLAKTALMQGFNALDQWGRFDEAFANLRQWEAEGRLRHRQTIFDGIESCVDALNGLFTGANIGKTLVKISEPS; translated from the coding sequence GTGCCTGAATTGTTGAACCGCCAGATTCTCTTGCGTCGTCGGCCGACCGGACTGGTGGCACCCGATGACACCGAGATGGTCACCGCGCCGGCGCCCGAGCCTGCCGACGGTGAGGCGTTGCTGCGTACCACCTACGTGGGCATCGACGCCGCCGCCCGCACCTGGCTGGACGACCAGCCCAGCTACCTTCCGCCCGTGGGGCTGGGTGAGGTCATCCGAGCGGCCGGGATCGGCGAGGTCGTCGCATCCCGGTGTGACGCCTACGCCGTCGGCGACATCGTCACCACACTCACCGGATTCCAGGAGTACGTCTTGATCCGCGATGACGTCTTCAGCACGCCCATCCCCGGTGAGGACGATCAGCTGGCGATCATGTCGGTGTACGGGCCCACAGGAGCCACCGCCTACTTCGGGATGACCGACATCGGTCGGCCGCAGCCCGGTGAGACGGTGGTGGTCTCGGCGGCCGCCGGTGCCACCGGGTCGGTGGCCGGACAGATCGCCAAGATCGCCGGAGCGCGGGTGGTGGGGATCGCCGGCGGACCACAGAAGTGCCGGGCGGTGGTGGAGGAGTTCGGCTTTGACGCGTGCATCGATTACAAGGCCGGTGACCTGGCGGCCGCGCTCAAGGAGCACTGCCCCAAGCGGGTCGACGTCTACTTCGACAATGTCGGCGGCCCGATCCTCGACGCGGTATTGGGCCGCCTGGCGCACAAGGCGCGGGTGGTGTTGTGCGGCGTCATCTCCAGCTACTTGACCGGTGAGCATCCCGGGCCGGCCAACTATGTGAACCTGCTCGCCAAAACGGCTTTGATGCAAGGCTTTAACGCGCTGGACCAGTGGGGCCGCTTCGATGAGGCGTTCGCCAACCTGCGGCAATGGGAGGCCGAGGGTCGGCTCCGGCACCGGCAAACCATCTTTGACGGCATCGAATCCTGCGTCGACGCTCTCAACGGGCTGTTCACCGGCGCCAACATCGGCAAGACGCTGGTCAAGATCAGCGAACCCAGCTGA
- a CDS encoding glycoside hydrolase family 16 protein — MLMPQMDRRRMIMIAGFGALAAAMPAPEAPAAPATGAAGGYLWHDEFDGPAGSAPDASKWQVSNFRTPIRNPVGFDRPEFWGQYRDSRQNVFVDGKSNLVLRATKDGNQYFGGLVHGLWRGGVGTTWEARIKFNCLAPGMWPAWWLSNDDPGRSGEVDVIEWYGNGTWPSGTTVHANPDGTAFETCPFGVDGGWHNWRVRWDPAGMYFWLDYAEGMQPYFSVPATGIEDLNEPIREWPFNDPSYTMFPVLNLAVGGSGGGDPAAGSYPQEMLVDWVRVF, encoded by the coding sequence CTGCTTATGCCGCAGATGGATCGTCGCCGGATGATCATGATCGCCGGATTCGGCGCATTGGCGGCCGCCATGCCCGCTCCCGAAGCGCCGGCTGCACCGGCGACCGGGGCAGCGGGTGGCTACCTCTGGCATGACGAGTTCGACGGCCCGGCGGGCTCGGCGCCCGACGCGTCGAAGTGGCAGGTGTCGAACTTCCGCACCCCGATCCGGAACCCGGTCGGATTCGACCGGCCCGAGTTCTGGGGCCAGTACCGCGACAGCCGCCAGAACGTGTTCGTGGACGGCAAGTCGAACTTGGTGCTGCGGGCCACCAAGGACGGCAACCAATACTTCGGCGGTTTGGTGCACGGGCTGTGGCGCGGCGGCGTCGGGACCACCTGGGAAGCCCGGATCAAGTTCAACTGCCTCGCACCTGGCATGTGGCCGGCGTGGTGGCTGTCCAACGATGACCCCGGCCGCAGCGGCGAAGTCGACGTGATCGAGTGGTACGGCAACGGCACCTGGCCCTCGGGAACCACCGTGCACGCCAATCCCGACGGCACGGCGTTCGAGACCTGCCCGTTCGGCGTCGACGGCGGATGGCACAACTGGCGCGTTCGCTGGGACCCGGCCGGCATGTACTTCTGGCTCGACTACGCCGAGGGCATGCAGCCCTATTTCTCGGTACCGGCGACCGGCATCGAGGACCTGAACGAACCCATCCGGGAGTGGCCGTTCAACGACCCGAGCTACACGATGTTCCCGGTGCTCAATCTGGCGGTCGGTGGTTCGGGGGGCGGTGATCCTGCGGCGGGCAGCTATCCGCAGGAGATGCTCGTCGACTGGGTGCGCGTCTTCTAG
- a CDS encoding MarR family winged helix-turn-helix transcriptional regulator, with product MVGIAAASIAEVDDTVTVPQLRVLVMVDTRGPLNLAGVAAGLGVNPSNASRICDRLIKAGLLNRQEAADDRRNITLTLSAAGRQLVDKVIEHRRTAIIRVLGDMEPEDREALKTALDRFATAAGEPMAADAATMIWPGQPS from the coding sequence ATGGTCGGGATCGCCGCGGCGTCCATCGCCGAGGTCGACGACACCGTCACCGTGCCGCAATTGCGGGTGCTGGTGATGGTCGACACCAGGGGCCCGTTGAATCTGGCCGGGGTGGCGGCCGGTTTGGGCGTCAACCCGTCGAACGCCAGCCGCATCTGTGACCGCCTGATCAAGGCGGGCCTGCTGAACCGTCAGGAAGCCGCCGACGATCGGCGCAACATCACCTTGACGCTCTCCGCGGCGGGACGGCAACTGGTGGACAAGGTGATTGAGCACCGCCGCACCGCCATCATCCGCGTGCTGGGCGACATGGAGCCCGAGGACCGGGAGGCGCTCAAGACGGCCCTCGACCGGTTCGCCACCGCGGCGGGTGAGCCGATGGCCGCCGACGCGGCCACCATGATCTGGCCCGGGCAACCGTCATGA
- a CDS encoding muconolactone Delta-isomerase family protein, translating into MTEFLVVMSTQVPDGTADGEVDAVRAREAAHSRQLAAQGHLLRLWRPPLQPGEWRTIGLFAAADGTQLEQVLAGMPLRIWRTDEVTALDSHPNDPSGSGVARRPGRGPEFLITMTITVPQDTPADVVEETTRREAARARDLAGRGHLVRLWALPPGPDGRRTLGLWRARDPGELMTILESLPLSGWMTIETTALSPHPNDPIRLG; encoded by the coding sequence ATGACGGAGTTCCTGGTCGTCATGAGCACCCAGGTACCCGACGGCACGGCAGACGGTGAGGTCGACGCGGTTCGTGCCCGCGAGGCCGCGCACTCCCGCCAACTCGCGGCCCAGGGGCACCTGCTGCGGCTGTGGCGCCCACCGCTGCAGCCAGGGGAGTGGCGCACCATCGGGTTGTTCGCCGCAGCCGACGGCACTCAACTCGAGCAGGTGCTCGCGGGGATGCCGCTGCGGATCTGGCGCACCGACGAGGTGACCGCGCTGGACTCCCATCCCAACGACCCGTCGGGTAGCGGCGTCGCTCGCCGGCCGGGTCGGGGACCGGAATTCTTGATCACCATGACGATCACGGTGCCGCAGGACACCCCGGCCGACGTCGTCGAGGAGACCACCCGGCGAGAGGCGGCCCGCGCCCGGGATCTGGCCGGACGCGGACATCTGGTGCGGCTGTGGGCGTTGCCGCCGGGACCGGACGGCCGGCGCACCCTGGGTTTGTGGCGCGCTCGTGATCCCGGCGAGCTCATGACGATCCTGGAATCGCTACCGCTTTCGGGCTGGATGACCATCGAGACGACAGCGCTGAGCCCGCACCCCAACGACCCGATCCGGCTGGGCTGA
- a CDS encoding bifunctional phosphatase PAP2/diacylglycerol kinase family protein — MNRRPWQRARSIKQITRGLGALDRELFEAIAETPTPLLDRVMPPLTRAADHSKLWFALAGLLFASRNNSAQRGAVRGVATLGVTSLFANQIAKRVRPRARPLYDSVPLIRQVRRRPTSNSFPSGHSASAAAFAVGVGLENPPLGFGLALLAGLVGLSRVAVGAHYPGDVLAGFGLGAGIAVLGGRLVPPVVETQLPKTEPLWIDTPERPDGSGVVLVVNPASGSGTGARVADEVRAALPKAEIIELGDDDEPLDVLRSAAERAEVLGVAGGDGTVSTGAAVAVNAGLPLAVFPAGTFNHFAKDIGCDTVAKTVEAIRRGTVSCVDLVCLNETRMVVNTASIGAYPLFVQKREKLEKRIGKPLAGLYAMLQTLRHDQPVRITYDNKTLQTSLFFIGNSLYLPTGFAPSRRTRMDDGLIDVRILETGRRLARTRILVALMFGRLERSPLYHEMQVPQFSFKVLDAPTVIARDGEVSEEYDHATFAAQYRALSVFRPRS, encoded by the coding sequence GTGAATCGTCGGCCCTGGCAGCGTGCACGCAGCATCAAACAGATCACCCGAGGCCTTGGTGCCCTGGACCGCGAGCTCTTCGAGGCGATCGCCGAGACGCCTACCCCGCTGCTCGACCGGGTGATGCCGCCGCTGACCCGCGCGGCCGATCATTCCAAGCTGTGGTTCGCCCTGGCCGGTCTGTTGTTTGCCTCACGAAACAACTCCGCGCAGCGCGGGGCCGTCCGCGGCGTCGCCACCCTCGGGGTTACCAGTCTGTTCGCCAATCAGATCGCCAAACGCGTCCGCCCGCGGGCGCGGCCGCTCTATGACTCGGTGCCCCTGATCAGGCAGGTGCGCCGGCGGCCGACGTCCAATTCGTTCCCCTCCGGGCACTCCGCCAGCGCGGCGGCGTTCGCCGTCGGCGTAGGGCTGGAGAACCCGCCCCTGGGCTTCGGCCTGGCCTTGCTGGCGGGTTTGGTCGGCCTGTCGCGGGTGGCCGTGGGGGCGCACTACCCCGGCGATGTGCTGGCCGGATTCGGCCTCGGCGCGGGCATCGCGGTGTTGGGCGGCCGCCTGGTGCCGCCGGTCGTGGAGACTCAGCTGCCCAAGACCGAGCCGCTGTGGATCGATACGCCGGAACGGCCCGACGGCTCGGGAGTCGTGCTGGTGGTCAACCCGGCCTCGGGCAGCGGCACCGGGGCGCGGGTCGCCGACGAGGTGCGGGCCGCGTTACCCAAGGCCGAGATCATCGAGTTGGGGGATGACGACGAGCCGTTGGACGTGCTGCGTAGCGCCGCCGAACGTGCCGAGGTGCTCGGCGTGGCGGGCGGTGACGGCACCGTGTCGACGGGGGCCGCCGTCGCGGTCAACGCGGGTCTGCCGTTAGCGGTTTTTCCCGCAGGCACCTTCAACCATTTCGCCAAGGACATCGGGTGCGACACGGTGGCCAAGACCGTCGAGGCGATTCGGCGGGGCACGGTGTCGTGCGTAGACCTGGTGTGTCTCAACGAAACTCGCATGGTGGTCAATACGGCCAGCATCGGGGCGTATCCGCTGTTCGTGCAGAAGCGCGAAAAACTCGAAAAGCGTATCGGCAAACCCTTGGCAGGGCTGTACGCCATGCTGCAGACGCTGCGCCACGACCAGCCGGTGCGGATCACCTACGACAACAAGACGTTGCAGACGTCGCTGTTCTTCATTGGCAATTCGCTCTATCTGCCAACGGGTTTCGCGCCGTCCCGGCGTACCCGGATGGACGACGGCCTGATCGACGTGCGCATCCTCGAGACCGGACGCCGACTGGCGCGCACCAGGATCCTGGTTGCCCTGATGTTCGGCCGCCTCGAGCGCAGCCCGCTCTATCACGAGATGCAGGTGCCGCAGTTCAGCTTCAAGGTCCTCGACGCGCCGACGGTGATCGCCCGCGATGGTGAGGTCAGCGAGGAATACGACCATGCCACCTTCGCGGCGCAGTACCGGGCGCTGTCGGTGTTCCGGCCGCGGTCCTGA